A single genomic interval of Adhaeribacter pallidiroseus harbors:
- a CDS encoding glycosyltransferase, with the protein MLLIGMLLERKTKSVMIIAPYPKNGAPGQRFRYEQYLSFLEQESISYTYYSFLDTNTNSILYQQGYYLKKIAGVLTGFFNRIRLLFKVPSYDFVFIFREATPVGPPVIEWVIAKVLKKKIIYDFDDAIWLPNTSEANKIAAYLKFNSKVSSICKWAYKVSCGNRYLCAYASKFNNKVVLNPTTIDTINHHNRIKNQHSDKFIIGWTGTHSTMIYLAEIVPVLEKLEEKLEFKFLIISNKEPDFKLKSLEYRQWREESEIDDLLEFNIGLMPLTHDQWSEGKCGFKALQYMALGIPALVSPVGVNKEIVSHGYDGFLCSTLEDWEKYILELCTDAIRREEMGRKAQSKIELKYSVNSNKFNFLDLFN; encoded by the coding sequence ATGCTCCTTATTGGCATGCTGTTGGAAAGAAAAACTAAGAGCGTAATGATAATAGCACCATACCCAAAAAATGGTGCACCTGGTCAACGATTTAGGTATGAGCAATATCTATCATTTTTAGAGCAAGAATCCATTAGCTATACTTACTATTCTTTTCTCGATACTAATACCAATTCTATATTATATCAGCAGGGTTATTATTTAAAAAAAATAGCGGGGGTTTTAACAGGCTTCTTTAACCGGATACGCTTATTATTTAAAGTGCCAAGCTATGACTTTGTTTTTATTTTTAGAGAGGCAACACCTGTTGGTCCACCAGTAATAGAATGGGTAATAGCAAAAGTATTAAAAAAGAAAATCATATATGATTTTGATGATGCTATATGGTTACCAAATACCTCAGAAGCTAATAAAATAGCTGCATATTTAAAATTTAATAGTAAAGTAAGTTCTATTTGCAAGTGGGCTTATAAAGTAAGTTGCGGGAATCGCTATTTATGTGCATACGCTTCTAAGTTTAATAATAAGGTAGTTCTTAACCCTACTACCATTGACACAATAAATCATCATAACAGGATTAAGAACCAACATTCAGATAAATTCATAATTGGTTGGACCGGTACTCATTCTACTATGATTTATTTAGCTGAGATCGTTCCGGTTCTTGAAAAATTAGAAGAAAAGCTTGAATTTAAATTTTTAATTATTTCGAATAAGGAACCCGATTTTAAATTAAAGTCATTAGAATATAGACAATGGCGAGAAGAATCTGAGATCGATGATTTGTTGGAATTTAATATAGGTCTTATGCCCTTAACCCATGATCAATGGTCAGAAGGGAAGTGTGGGTTTAAAGCATTGCAATACATGGCTCTTGGTATACCCGCTTTAGTTTCACCCGTTGGGGTTAATAAAGAAATTGTAAGTCATGGATATGATGGATTTTTATGCTCCACTTTAGAGGATTGGGAAAAATATATATTGGAACTTTGTACCGATGCTATAAGAAGAGAAGAAATGGGCAGAAAAGCCCAGTCAAAAATTGAATTAAAATACTCCGTTAATTCAAACAAATTTAACTTTTTGGATTTGTTTAACTGA
- the obgE gene encoding GTPase ObgE has translation MATSNFIDYVKICCRSGHGGPGSSHLFRDKKNAKGGPDGGDGGRGGHIILRGNAQLWTLLHLQYQKHVIAKHGESGSKDTSTGANGDDVILEVPIGTIARDAETGGVKTEITEDGQTIILTPGGRGGLGNAHFKSPTNQTPRYAQPGEPGLEEWVILELKLLADVGLVGFPNAGKSTLLSVVSAAKPKIANYPFTTLVPNLGVVAYRDYKSFVMADIPGIIEGASEGKGLGLRFLRHIERNSILLFMISAESADIANEYRILLNELETFNPELLEKKRLLAITKSDLLDEELETEIRATLPPHVPSVFISSITQKNIQVLKDIIWQALTVA, from the coding sequence GTGGCTACATCTAATTTTATTGATTACGTTAAAATCTGCTGCCGTTCCGGACACGGTGGGCCGGGCTCTTCCCATTTGTTCCGGGATAAGAAAAACGCTAAAGGTGGACCCGATGGGGGCGATGGCGGCCGGGGCGGCCACATTATTTTAAGAGGCAATGCCCAACTCTGGACTTTGCTGCATCTGCAATACCAGAAACATGTTATAGCCAAGCACGGCGAAAGCGGCAGTAAAGATACTTCTACCGGTGCTAACGGCGACGATGTTATTTTGGAAGTGCCTATTGGAACCATTGCTCGGGATGCCGAAACGGGCGGAGTAAAAACCGAAATAACCGAAGACGGTCAAACCATTATTTTAACGCCGGGTGGCCGGGGTGGTTTGGGAAATGCGCATTTTAAATCGCCTACTAACCAAACACCGCGTTACGCCCAACCTGGCGAACCCGGCCTGGAAGAATGGGTTATCCTGGAATTAAAGCTCCTGGCCGACGTAGGTTTAGTAGGCTTCCCGAATGCAGGAAAATCTACGTTATTGTCAGTGGTTTCGGCGGCTAAGCCTAAAATTGCTAATTATCCTTTTACTACCCTGGTTCCTAATCTGGGCGTCGTGGCGTACCGCGATTATAAATCGTTCGTAATGGCCGATATTCCGGGAATTATTGAAGGTGCTTCCGAAGGAAAAGGATTAGGCTTGCGTTTTCTGCGCCACATTGAGCGTAACTCTATCTTGTTATTTATGATTTCGGCCGAAAGTGCCGATATAGCCAATGAATACCGGATTTTACTAAATGAACTGGAAACGTTTAACCCGGAACTTCTGGAGAAAAAACGTTTATTGGCTATTACCAAATCGGATTTGCTCGACGAAGAATTAGAAACTGAAATCCGGGCTACATTGCCACCCCATGTACCTTCCGTTTTTATTTCCAGTATTACGCAAAAAAATATTCAGGTTTTAAAAGATATCATCTGGCAGGCGCTTACCGTAGCGTAA
- a CDS encoding adenylate kinase gives MLNIVLFGPPGAGKGTQSQKLIDTYSLIHLSTGDLLRSEIAAGTELGLRAKTLMDQGILVPDEVVIGMIDTKLKENRNAAGFIFDGFPRTVKQAESLDSLLDQNNTAISGMIALEVNEEELTKRLLLRGQTSGRPDDQNEELVRKRVQEYNTKTAPVAGYYANQGKYHAINGIGEIEEIFTEICEIIDSYATQLNA, from the coding sequence ATGTTAAATATTGTTTTATTTGGCCCTCCCGGCGCTGGCAAAGGAACGCAAAGTCAGAAGTTAATTGATACGTATTCATTGATTCACCTGTCGACGGGTGATTTACTCCGATCCGAAATCGCGGCCGGAACCGAGTTGGGTTTGCGGGCCAAAACGCTCATGGACCAGGGGATTTTGGTGCCCGACGAAGTAGTAATCGGAATGATTGATACCAAATTAAAAGAAAATAGAAATGCGGCTGGTTTTATCTTCGATGGTTTTCCCCGCACGGTAAAGCAAGCCGAAAGCCTGGATAGTTTGTTGGATCAAAATAATACCGCTATCAGCGGCATGATTGCCCTGGAAGTAAACGAAGAAGAATTAACCAAACGGCTGCTCCTCCGGGGACAAACTTCGGGCCGGCCCGACGACCAAAACGAAGAATTGGTACGGAAACGCGTACAGGAATATAATACTAAAACTGCTCCGGTTGCTGGTTATTACGCCAATCAAGGTAAATACCACGCTATAAACGGTATCGGCGAAATAGAAGAAATCTTTACCGAAATCTGCGAAATTATTGACTCGTACGCTACGCAGCTGAATGCATAA
- a CDS encoding nucleotide exchange factor GrpE, which produces MSADKNTNYEAEDFESVTEAGLPEDTNSAQPDTPAEEEKVNGQASKSESEINDLKDKYLRLYSEFDNYKRRTSKERLDLLKTANQEMVVALLPVLDDFERARQAMDSAQDVDGVKAGVELIYNKLQSIMQQKGLKPMEAVGQSFDADLHEAITQIPAPDETQKGKVIDQVEKGYYLNDKVIRFAKVIIGA; this is translated from the coding sequence ATGTCAGCGGATAAAAATACGAACTACGAAGCCGAAGATTTTGAAAGTGTAACCGAAGCTGGTTTACCCGAAGATACCAATTCTGCCCAACCCGATACTCCAGCCGAAGAGGAAAAAGTAAATGGCCAGGCAAGTAAATCAGAATCGGAGATAAATGATTTAAAAGATAAGTACCTGCGTTTATATTCTGAGTTTGATAACTACAAGCGCCGCACGTCTAAAGAGCGCCTGGATTTATTAAAAACAGCCAACCAGGAAATGGTAGTGGCGTTGCTGCCGGTACTCGATGATTTTGAGCGCGCACGCCAGGCCATGGACTCGGCCCAGGACGTAGATGGTGTAAAAGCCGGCGTGGAGTTAATTTACAATAAGCTGCAATCTATTATGCAGCAAAAAGGATTAAAGCCAATGGAGGCTGTAGGGCAGTCTTTTGATGCCGACTTGCACGAAGCCATCACGCAAATTCCGGCTCCGGATGAAACGCAAAAAGGTAAAGTAATAGATCAGGTTGAAAAAGGATATTACCTGAACGATAAAGTAATTCGCTTCGCGAAAGTTATTATAGGAGCATAG
- a CDS encoding ABC transporter ATP-binding protein, producing MSILKIAGVSKKYANHLALQDITFEIPTGCIFGLLGPNGAGKTSLIRIITQITGADTGQVFFKEEPLHPKHIRSIGYLPEERGLYKKMKVGEQLLYLAQLKGLSKAEATEKIKKWVDKLEIRSWLSKTIEDLSKGMQQKVQFIATVMHQPELIILDEPFSGFDPINANVIKDEILALREAGSTIIFSTHRMESVEELCDNIALINRSRMILNGRVKEIKNTYKSNTYFIEGKGRLMIMSPDFKVLEQKQTGDFFRASIQLLHHVTPNHLLRYLLDRVEIHALQEQVPSINDIFIKQVKENQDA from the coding sequence TTGAGCATACTCAAAATTGCCGGAGTCAGTAAAAAGTACGCGAACCATCTGGCCTTGCAGGACATTACTTTTGAAATTCCCACGGGTTGTATTTTTGGATTACTAGGGCCTAACGGAGCTGGCAAAACTTCCCTCATCCGGATTATTACCCAAATTACGGGTGCCGACACCGGGCAGGTTTTTTTCAAAGAAGAACCGCTCCATCCCAAACACATCCGGTCGATCGGTTATTTGCCGGAAGAACGCGGATTGTACAAAAAAATGAAAGTAGGGGAGCAGTTGCTTTATTTAGCCCAGTTAAAAGGCTTATCAAAAGCCGAGGCAACTGAAAAAATTAAAAAATGGGTCGATAAACTGGAAATCCGTTCGTGGCTCAGTAAAACCATCGAAGATTTATCGAAAGGCATGCAGCAAAAAGTGCAGTTTATTGCTACCGTTATGCATCAACCCGAGCTAATTATTCTGGACGAACCTTTTTCGGGCTTCGACCCGATCAATGCCAACGTCATTAAAGATGAAATTTTGGCGCTTCGGGAAGCTGGTTCTACCATTATTTTTTCGACGCATCGCATGGAATCCGTAGAAGAGTTGTGCGATAATATTGCTTTAATTAATCGCTCGCGCATGATTTTAAATGGCCGGGTCAAGGAAATTAAAAATACTTATAAATCAAATACGTACTTTATCGAAGGCAAAGGCCGGTTGATGATTATGTCGCCGGATTTTAAAGTGTTAGAGCAAAAGCAAACCGGCGACTTTTTCCGGGCCAGCATACAATTGCTGCACCACGTTACCCCGAACCATTTGCTGCGTTACCTGCTCGATCGGGTAGAAATACACGCTTTACAAGAACAAGTACCCAGTATTAACGACATTTTTATTAAACAGGTAAAAGAAAATCAGGATGCATAA
- a CDS encoding sodium-translocating pyrophosphatase has protein sequence MENIVYLIPAFGVIALLYTFVKSAWVSRQDSGDAKMSTIAKYIAEGAMAFLQAEYKVLTYFVVIACLFLGYLGTVGENSSPVIVVAFIIGAFFSALAGFIGMRIATKANVRTAQAARTSLSRALDVSFGGGAVMGMGVAGLAVLGLGGLFIVFKAMFVGDTYNAEEMERALEVLTGFSLGAESIALFARVGGGIYTKAADVGADLVGKVEAGIPEDDPRNPATIADNVGDNVGDVAGMGADLFGSYVATILATMVLGREITVTDNFGGISPILLPMVIAGLGIIFSMIGTLFVKVKEGGDVQRALNLGNWSSVILTAVASYFVINFILPEESLNLRGFEFSRIDVFYAVLVGLVVGTLMSIITEYYTAMGKRPVMSIVRQSSTGHATTVIGGLAVGMESTVLPILVLAGGIILSYEAAGLYGVAIAAAGMMATTAMQLAIDAFGPIADNAGGIAEMSELPKEVRERTDILDAVGNTTAATGKGFAIASAALTSLALFAAFMGTANITVIDISNARVLAGLFVGGMIPFIFSALAISAVGRAAMAMVEEVRRQFREIPGIMEGTGKPEYDKCVAISTKAAIREMMLPGAIALIVPIVIGFTFGPEVLGGLLAGVTVSGVLMAMFQSNAGGAWDNAKKSFEKGVMINGKMEYKGSDAHKASVTGDTVGDPFKDTSGPSMNILIKLMSIVSLVIAPHIAVHNHESTPALNHEQIKEQTIMPTTSTVKPGNQVMYTALR, from the coding sequence ATGGAGAACATTGTTTACCTGATTCCGGCTTTCGGAGTGATTGCCTTACTGTATACTTTTGTAAAATCGGCTTGGGTGAGTCGGCAGGATTCTGGCGACGCCAAAATGTCGACGATTGCTAAATACATTGCAGAAGGAGCCATGGCTTTTCTGCAAGCCGAATACAAAGTCTTAACTTATTTTGTTGTTATTGCTTGTCTTTTTTTAGGTTACCTGGGCACCGTGGGCGAAAATTCTTCGCCCGTAATAGTGGTGGCTTTTATTATTGGGGCCTTTTTTTCGGCTCTAGCGGGTTTTATCGGGATGCGCATTGCTACCAAGGCTAACGTACGCACTGCCCAGGCCGCCCGAACCAGTTTATCCCGTGCCTTAGATGTCTCGTTTGGGGGAGGTGCCGTTATGGGAATGGGGGTTGCTGGATTGGCTGTTCTGGGTTTAGGTGGTTTGTTTATCGTGTTTAAAGCTATGTTCGTGGGCGATACGTACAATGCCGAAGAAATGGAACGGGCCCTGGAAGTTTTAACCGGCTTTTCACTCGGAGCCGAAAGTATTGCTTTGTTTGCCCGGGTAGGGGGCGGTATTTACACCAAAGCCGCCGACGTAGGCGCGGATTTAGTAGGTAAAGTAGAAGCCGGCATTCCCGAAGATGATCCGCGGAACCCCGCCACCATTGCGGATAACGTAGGCGATAACGTGGGCGACGTTGCCGGTATGGGCGCCGATTTATTTGGGTCGTACGTAGCTACTATTCTGGCTACGATGGTACTGGGTCGCGAAATTACCGTTACGGATAATTTTGGGGGTATTTCGCCTATTTTGTTGCCCATGGTGATTGCGGGCTTGGGTATTATATTTTCCATGATCGGGACTTTATTTGTAAAAGTAAAAGAAGGAGGCGACGTACAACGAGCATTGAATTTAGGTAACTGGTCATCAGTAATACTAACCGCGGTAGCTTCTTATTTTGTTATTAATTTTATACTGCCGGAAGAATCTTTAAACTTACGCGGGTTTGAATTTAGCCGGATAGATGTTTTTTACGCCGTTTTGGTGGGTTTAGTGGTAGGTACGTTAATGAGCATTATCACGGAGTATTATACCGCTATGGGCAAGCGTCCGGTAATGAGTATTGTGCGCCAGAGCAGCACCGGCCACGCCACTACCGTGATCGGCGGTTTAGCCGTAGGTATGGAATCTACGGTATTGCCCATCCTGGTGCTGGCTGGTGGTATTATTTTATCTTACGAAGCAGCGGGTTTATATGGCGTGGCCATTGCGGCCGCTGGTATGATGGCTACTACCGCCATGCAATTAGCGATTGATGCTTTTGGGCCCATTGCCGACAACGCCGGCGGTATTGCCGAAATGAGCGAATTACCCAAGGAAGTGCGCGAACGCACCGATATTCTGGATGCGGTAGGTAATACCACCGCCGCTACCGGTAAAGGTTTTGCCATTGCTTCGGCGGCGCTTACGTCGCTGGCTTTGTTTGCTGCTTTTATGGGTACTGCCAATATTACGGTTATTGATATATCCAACGCTCGCGTGTTAGCCGGTTTATTTGTAGGAGGTATGATTCCGTTTATTTTTTCGGCCTTGGCTATTTCGGCGGTAGGCCGGGCCGCTATGGCCATGGTGGAAGAAGTACGCCGCCAGTTTCGCGAAATACCCGGCATTATGGAAGGTACCGGCAAACCGGAATACGATAAATGCGTGGCTATTTCTACTAAGGCGGCTATCCGGGAAATGATGTTACCGGGCGCTATTGCTTTGATTGTTCCCATTGTAATTGGCTTTACTTTTGGGCCGGAAGTACTAGGCGGTTTACTGGCTGGTGTAACTGTGTCTGGGGTATTAATGGCGATGTTTCAATCAAATGCCGGCGGTGCCTGGGATAACGCCAAAAAATCGTTTGAAAAAGGGGTAATGATTAATGGTAAAATGGAATACAAAGGCTCGGATGCGCACAAAGCCTCCGTAACCGGCGATACGGTAGGTGATCCGTTTAAAGATACTTCTGGCCCTTCTATGAACATTCTCATTAAACTGATGTCGATTGTTTCGCTGGTAATTGCGCCGCATATTGCCGTTCATAACCATGAATCAACTCCGGCTTTAAACCACGAACAAATAAAAGAACAAACTATAATGCCGACAACTTCTACCGTTAAGCCCGGGAATCAGGTAATGTACACGGCATTGCGGTAG
- a CDS encoding tetratricopeptide repeat protein — MKKLLFFFLVGLLPFLSLAQDTNEEAPKKDTMPRSIPPDTFFMRDLYIDSIDILPQAIETDGWLLMNEDIKNELIGAVDNMYNAKFERAEKQFRSLRRRYKQHPMPYFLMGLSNWWKIVPTNVQTTQYDAPFFAYMDTTISFAERMYEKDAKNLEAAFFLSAAYGFQARLHSERSNWRKATVCSRRSLEFLQKSRNANGLSPEFLFGEALYNYYAVWIAQNYPLLRPIILFFPKGNKQLGLQQLKMVARNGFYTGTEAKFFLMKILANEENDHFEAMPLARQLAISYPDNAYFERFYAMMNFREGNFRETERLANDILTKYNKRLPGYEAIGGRYASYYLAYICQNRKDLVRAKQLYEQCIRFARQTNEVESGYYVSSHLNLGRIYVQEKDLFRAKQHYEEVKDKAERKTDAFREARDFLRKNRKV; from the coding sequence ATGAAGAAACTGCTTTTTTTCTTTTTAGTAGGTTTACTCCCCTTCCTGAGCTTGGCACAGGATACCAACGAAGAAGCACCCAAAAAAGATACCATGCCCCGCTCTATTCCGCCGGATACTTTTTTTATGCGGGATTTATATATTGACTCTATTGATATTCTACCGCAAGCTATTGAAACCGATGGTTGGCTGCTCATGAACGAGGATATTAAGAACGAATTAATCGGGGCGGTAGATAACATGTACAATGCCAAGTTTGAGCGGGCTGAAAAACAATTCCGGTCGTTGCGCCGCCGCTACAAACAACATCCCATGCCTTATTTTCTGATGGGATTAAGCAACTGGTGGAAAATCGTACCAACCAACGTGCAAACTACGCAGTACGATGCGCCGTTTTTCGCTTACATGGATACTACCATATCCTTTGCAGAAAGAATGTATGAGAAAGACGCCAAAAACCTGGAAGCCGCTTTTTTTCTTTCAGCGGCTTATGGGTTTCAGGCTCGGTTACATTCGGAACGCAGCAATTGGCGCAAAGCTACTGTTTGCAGCCGGCGCTCCTTGGAATTTTTGCAAAAAAGCCGCAATGCCAATGGCTTAAGTCCGGAATTTTTATTCGGTGAAGCCCTGTATAATTACTACGCCGTCTGGATTGCCCAGAATTACCCTTTACTGCGGCCCATCATTTTGTTTTTCCCAAAAGGCAATAAACAGTTGGGTTTACAGCAGCTTAAAATGGTAGCCCGCAATGGTTTTTATACCGGCACCGAAGCTAAGTTTTTTCTCATGAAAATCTTGGCTAACGAAGAAAACGATCATTTTGAAGCCATGCCGCTGGCCCGCCAGTTGGCTATTTCTTACCCCGATAATGCGTATTTTGAGCGTTTTTACGCCATGATGAATTTTCGGGAAGGCAACTTCCGGGAAACCGAACGCCTCGCCAACGATATCCTGACTAAATACAATAAGCGCCTGCCCGGCTACGAAGCCATTGGGGGCCGTTACGCTTCATATTATTTAGCTTATATTTGTCAAAACCGCAAAGATTTAGTTAGAGCCAAACAGCTTTACGAACAATGCATTCGTTTTGCCCGCCAGACTAACGAAGTAGAATCGGGTTATTACGTGTCGTCGCATTTGAATTTAGGCCGCATTTACGTCCAGGAAAAAGATTTATTCCGCGCCAAACAACACTACGAAGAAGTAAAAGACAAAGCCGAACGCAAAACCGATGCTTTCCGCGAAGCCCGGGATTTCTTAAGGAAGAACCGGAAGGTGTAG
- a CDS encoding aminopeptidase, with the protein MELLKQLCQIHAPSGNEVKLTQFLLDYINQNKANWRVMPQVIAGEGFQDCLILIFGQPRTAIFAHIDSIGFTVRYGRQLIRIGGPDTETGYRLVGEDSQGPIACTLLVSEEDGSLQYDFDREIDRGTELIFACDFRETESTVQSCYLDNRLGVWNALRVAETLENGAIVFSCWEEHKGGSVAYLAKYLYDNYQMKQGLISDITWVTEGVHPGQGVAISLRDSLIPRRSFVNKLIALAQQTSIPFQLEVEGAGGSDGKDLQQSDVPWDWCFIGAPEDNVHSPDEIVHKNDIKSMVALYQVLMREL; encoded by the coding sequence ATGGAATTATTAAAACAACTTTGTCAGATTCATGCTCCTTCTGGCAACGAGGTAAAACTTACGCAATTTTTACTAGACTACATTAATCAGAATAAAGCTAACTGGCGCGTAATGCCCCAGGTAATTGCGGGTGAGGGATTTCAGGATTGCCTTATTTTAATTTTTGGGCAACCCCGTACCGCTATTTTCGCGCATATCGATTCCATTGGCTTTACGGTTCGGTATGGCCGGCAGTTAATCCGGATTGGTGGCCCGGATACCGAAACCGGCTACCGGCTGGTAGGAGAAGACAGCCAAGGACCTATTGCCTGTACCTTGCTGGTGTCGGAAGAAGACGGCAGTTTGCAGTATGATTTTGATCGGGAGATTGACCGTGGTACGGAATTGATTTTTGCCTGCGATTTCCGGGAGACCGAATCTACCGTGCAATCGTGTTACCTGGACAATCGCTTGGGCGTTTGGAATGCATTACGAGTAGCGGAAACTCTGGAGAATGGGGCCATTGTATTTTCGTGTTGGGAAGAACACAAAGGCGGCTCGGTGGCTTACCTGGCCAAATATTTATACGATAACTACCAGATGAAACAAGGGCTTATTTCGGATATTACCTGGGTAACGGAAGGCGTTCATCCGGGCCAGGGAGTAGCTATTTCGCTCCGCGACTCGCTGATCCCGCGGCGTAGTTTTGTAAACAAGCTGATTGCCCTGGCGCAACAAACCAGTATTCCTTTTCAATTGGAAGTAGAAGGAGCTGGGGGCAGCGATGGCAAAGACTTGCAGCAAAGTGATGTTCCCTGGGATTGGTGTTTTATAGGGGCCCCGGAAGACAACGTGCATTCGCCGGACGAAATCGTGCATAAAAACGATATTAAGAGCATGGTTGCATTGTACCAGGTACTGATGCGGGAACTGTAA
- the dnaJ gene encoding molecular chaperone DnaJ, giving the protein MAKRDYYEVLGVSKSASADEIKKAYRKIAIKFHPDKNPDDPTAEDKFKEAAEAYEILSDQEKRGRYDQYGHQGVNGGGGYGHMNMEDIFSQFGDIFGNGSGSPFDSFFGGGGGGGRRVRKGTNLRIKLKLDLEEIANGVEKKIKVKRYVACNTCGGNGAKNGTALQTCSGCQGTGQVKKVVNTMLGQMVSTSTCPVCDGEGKKVSQNCEVCQGEGRKLKEEVIAINVPAGVGDGMQLSMSGKGNVPQRGGIAGDLLIQIEEEAHPLLKREGNNVVFEQYISFVDAVLGANIEVPTIEGKVKIKIDPGTQGGKILRLRGKGIKDINGYGKGDQLIHINVWTPKNVSSDERQILEKLRSSDNFVPNPGKNEKGFFEKMKEYFQ; this is encoded by the coding sequence ATGGCTAAGAGAGATTATTATGAGGTATTAGGAGTAAGCAAGAGCGCCAGTGCCGACGAAATTAAAAAAGCGTACCGCAAAATTGCTATTAAATTTCACCCGGACAAGAACCCGGATGATCCTACGGCCGAAGACAAATTTAAAGAAGCCGCCGAAGCTTACGAGATCCTAAGCGACCAGGAAAAGCGTGGCCGCTACGACCAGTATGGTCACCAAGGGGTAAATGGCGGCGGTGGTTACGGCCACATGAACATGGAAGATATTTTCTCTCAATTCGGCGATATTTTTGGCAATGGCAGCGGCAGCCCCTTTGACTCGTTCTTTGGAGGCGGCGGAGGCGGTGGGCGCCGGGTGCGAAAAGGTACCAACCTCCGCATTAAGTTAAAGCTTGACTTAGAAGAAATTGCCAACGGCGTTGAGAAAAAGATAAAAGTAAAACGGTACGTGGCTTGTAATACCTGCGGCGGTAACGGGGCTAAAAATGGCACCGCGCTGCAAACCTGTAGTGGTTGCCAGGGCACTGGCCAGGTTAAAAAGGTAGTGAATACCATGCTGGGCCAAATGGTATCTACTTCTACCTGCCCCGTATGCGATGGCGAAGGTAAAAAAGTTAGCCAAAATTGCGAGGTTTGCCAAGGCGAAGGCCGCAAGTTAAAAGAAGAGGTAATTGCCATTAATGTACCGGCTGGTGTTGGCGATGGCATGCAACTATCCATGAGTGGCAAAGGCAACGTACCGCAACGCGGCGGCATTGCCGGGGACTTACTGATTCAGATTGAAGAAGAGGCGCACCCGTTACTGAAACGCGAAGGCAACAACGTGGTGTTTGAGCAATACATTAGTTTCGTGGATGCGGTGCTGGGCGCTAATATTGAAGTACCAACCATTGAAGGTAAAGTAAAAATTAAAATTGACCCCGGTACCCAAGGCGGAAAAATTTTGCGTTTGCGCGGCAAAGGCATTAAAGACATTAACGGCTACGGCAAAGGCGACCAGTTGATTCATATCAATGTCTGGACGCCGAAAAACGTTTCCAGCGACGAGCGCCAGATTTTAGAAAAACTGCGTAGTTCCGATAATTTTGTGCCTAACCCCGGTAAAAACGAAAAAGGCTTCTTCGAGAAGATGAAAGAATATTTCCAATAG
- the hpt gene encoding hypoxanthine phosphoribosyltransferase: MSATTVQLHDKEFEIYLQETQIKVAIEKLAARINEDYTGKRPLFLAVLNGSFMFASDLMKEVTISCEISFIKLASYQNTQSTGTVKELVGLNEELTGRDILILEDIVDTGHTVHVLLEKLQEHTTASVEIASLLLKPACLQHNLQIKYAALSIPNDFVVGYGLDYNGLGRNLRHIYKLKD; the protein is encoded by the coding sequence ATGAGCGCCACTACTGTTCAACTGCACGATAAAGAATTCGAAATTTACTTACAGGAAACCCAAATTAAAGTGGCAATCGAAAAGTTGGCTGCTCGTATTAACGAAGACTACACTGGTAAAAGGCCGCTCTTTCTGGCTGTACTCAATGGTTCTTTTATGTTTGCTTCTGATTTAATGAAAGAGGTAACTATTTCCTGCGAAATTTCTTTTATAAAACTAGCCTCGTATCAAAATACCCAAAGTACCGGCACCGTAAAAGAACTGGTGGGTTTAAATGAAGAATTAACGGGTCGTGATATTCTTATTTTGGAAGATATTGTGGATACCGGGCATACCGTACACGTGCTTTTGGAGAAGTTACAGGAGCATACCACTGCTTCCGTTGAAATTGCGAGTTTGCTTTTAAAGCCGGCTTGTTTGCAGCATAACTTGCAGATCAAATACGCTGCTCTTTCTATTCCGAATGATTTTGTAGTAGGTTATGGTTTAGATTACAATGGCTTAGGTCGTAACTTACGCCACATTTATAAACTAAAAGACTAA